A region from the Paludisphaera rhizosphaerae genome encodes:
- a CDS encoding ATP-dependent DNA helicase has translation MPLDPRSILGPDGAAARRLPRYEVRDEQLRMTDAVARAIDQGGHLVVEAGTGVGKSFAYLVPAIMAAVEQKKKVVVSTHTIALQEQLLQKDVPFLRSIMPQEFTAVLVKGRGNYISLRRLDGAAARAGSTFNRPEEYDQLAEMKMWAGKTQDGTRSDLDFKPLHSVWDAVQSENGNCLGKQCPRYKDCFYFQARRRVWTANILIVNHALFVSDLAMRSAGYGLLPEYDVAIFDEAHTLEAVAGEHLGIQFSNIGLDYSLARLYNERTGKGILAGLKLGDAMAQVRRVRTAAEDFFDQVSQWHTRQSSPTARVRRPIEVTDALAEELKKLSTAIDYGAETIESADQLVELSAASDRCEMLSEEVRTWVRQAVEGQVYWVEAEAGARRRVKLASAPLDVGPTLRRTLFEKVPTCVLTSATLCVGSPPKFDFFKSRVGLTRAETLALGSPFDYPNQVKIHLARNLPDPSTDPQNFEREVIGAIAHYLERTQGKAFVLFTSYKMLEAAARALTPWLAERNIALFAQSDGMPRSKMVEAFKSDLNSVIFGADSFWQGVDVPGEALSNVIIVRLPFSVPTHPLLEARLEDIRRRGGNPFVEYQIPEAVIKLKQGFGRLIRTRTDRGIVAILDPRVLTKPYGKTFLNSLPECPRIVDPDNFANPSTAAKRR, from the coding sequence ATGCCATTGGACCCTCGTTCGATCCTCGGCCCCGATGGCGCGGCGGCCCGGCGGCTCCCTCGTTATGAGGTCCGCGACGAGCAACTCCGCATGACGGACGCCGTCGCCCGCGCGATCGATCAGGGGGGGCACCTGGTCGTCGAGGCCGGGACGGGGGTCGGCAAGAGCTTCGCCTACCTCGTGCCGGCGATCATGGCGGCCGTCGAGCAGAAGAAGAAGGTCGTCGTCTCGACTCATACGATCGCCCTTCAGGAGCAACTCCTCCAGAAAGACGTCCCGTTCCTCCGGTCGATCATGCCCCAGGAGTTCACGGCCGTCCTCGTGAAGGGGCGGGGCAACTACATCAGCCTGCGACGCCTGGACGGGGCCGCCGCCCGCGCTGGGTCGACGTTCAACAGGCCCGAGGAATACGACCAACTCGCTGAGATGAAGATGTGGGCCGGGAAGACGCAGGACGGCACCCGCTCCGACCTCGACTTCAAACCGCTCCACTCGGTGTGGGACGCCGTCCAAAGCGAGAACGGCAATTGCCTCGGAAAGCAGTGCCCACGCTACAAGGACTGCTTCTATTTCCAGGCTCGGCGACGCGTCTGGACGGCGAACATCCTGATCGTCAACCATGCGCTGTTCGTCAGCGACCTGGCAATGCGGTCGGCCGGCTACGGGCTCCTGCCCGAGTACGACGTGGCGATCTTCGACGAGGCCCACACCCTGGAGGCCGTCGCCGGCGAGCACCTCGGGATTCAGTTCTCAAACATCGGGCTCGATTACTCGCTCGCCCGCCTCTACAACGAACGCACCGGCAAGGGGATCCTGGCGGGCTTGAAGCTCGGCGACGCGATGGCTCAGGTGCGGCGGGTGCGGACGGCCGCCGAGGATTTTTTCGACCAGGTTTCTCAATGGCACACACGGCAGTCCAGCCCGACGGCCCGTGTGCGACGACCGATCGAAGTGACCGACGCTCTCGCCGAGGAGCTCAAGAAGCTCTCCACCGCCATCGACTACGGGGCCGAAACGATCGAGTCGGCCGACCAACTTGTGGAGTTGTCCGCCGCCAGCGACCGTTGCGAGATGCTCTCGGAGGAGGTCCGGACGTGGGTCCGGCAGGCCGTCGAAGGACAGGTCTACTGGGTCGAGGCCGAGGCGGGGGCTCGCCGGCGGGTGAAGTTGGCCTCCGCGCCGTTGGACGTGGGCCCGACGTTGCGGCGAACGCTCTTCGAGAAGGTCCCGACGTGCGTGCTGACCTCGGCGACCCTCTGCGTCGGCTCGCCTCCCAAGTTTGATTTCTTCAAGTCGCGAGTCGGCCTGACACGGGCCGAAACGCTCGCGCTGGGGAGCCCGTTCGATTACCCGAACCAGGTGAAGATCCACCTGGCCAGGAACCTGCCCGATCCCTCGACGGACCCGCAGAACTTCGAGCGGGAGGTGATCGGGGCGATCGCCCACTATCTGGAGCGGACCCAGGGGAAGGCGTTCGTTCTGTTTACGTCTTACAAGATGCTGGAGGCCGCCGCGCGGGCGCTCACGCCCTGGCTGGCCGAGCGGAACATCGCCCTCTTCGCGCAGAGCGACGGCATGCCGCGGTCGAAGATGGTGGAGGCGTTCAAGAGCGACCTCAACAGCGTCATTTTCGGGGCCGACAGCTTCTGGCAGGGGGTGGACGTCCCCGGCGAGGCCCTCTCGAACGTCATCATCGTCCGGCTGCCGTTCTCGGTCCCAACGCATCCCCTGTTGGAGGCCCGCCTGGAGGACATCCGCCGCCGAGGCGGCAACCCGTTCGTCGAGTACCAGATCCCCGAGGCCGTCATCAAGCTCAAGCAGGGCTTCGGCCGCCTGATCCGCACTCGAACCGATCGCGGGATCGTCGCGATCCTCGACCCCCGGGTCCTTACCAAACCCTACGGCAAGACGTTCCTGAACTCGCTGCCGGAGTGTCCGAGGATCGTGGACCCCGACAATTTCGCGAACCCATCCACGGCCGCGAAACGACGCTGA
- the thiS gene encoding sulfur carrier protein ThiS — protein MEITLNGQRRDVPEGLTVSRLLGLLELKSEHVAVEVNRDLVVRARHAETPVSDGDAVEIVTLVGGGGPDEGIAAAPLTIGGHTVRSRLFVGTGKYTTLELMRDCLEASGCDVVTVAVRRERLFDREGRNLLDFLDPKRYTILPNTAGCFNAEESLRTARLGRELLSGLGNPGADWVKLEVLADQRTLLPDPVATLEATKILVAEGFHVLCYTSDDPIMARRLKEAGAASVMPAGSPIGSGQGVLNPNNIRIILEDLKGNDPNYPVIIDAGVGTASDVAQAMELGCDGVLLNTGIAGALDPLRMAHAMRLAVESGRLAAGAGRIPKKLYATASSPTQGMIGRG, from the coding sequence GTGGAGATCACGCTCAACGGCCAGCGTCGCGACGTACCCGAGGGCCTCACGGTGTCGAGGCTGCTCGGCCTGCTGGAACTGAAGTCCGAGCACGTCGCCGTGGAGGTCAACCGCGACCTGGTCGTCCGGGCCCGGCACGCCGAAACGCCCGTCTCCGACGGAGACGCGGTGGAGATCGTGACCCTCGTCGGCGGCGGAGGCCCCGATGAGGGAATCGCAGCGGCTCCCCTGACGATCGGCGGCCACACGGTCCGGAGCCGGCTGTTTGTCGGGACCGGCAAGTACACGACGCTGGAGTTGATGCGCGACTGCCTGGAGGCCAGCGGCTGCGACGTCGTCACGGTGGCCGTCCGTCGTGAGCGTCTCTTCGACCGCGAGGGCCGCAACCTCCTCGACTTCCTCGACCCCAAGCGGTACACGATCCTCCCCAACACGGCCGGCTGCTTCAACGCCGAGGAATCGCTGCGGACGGCCCGACTCGGCCGCGAGCTGTTGAGCGGACTCGGCAATCCGGGGGCGGATTGGGTCAAGCTGGAGGTCCTGGCCGACCAGCGCACGCTCCTGCCCGATCCGGTGGCCACGCTCGAAGCCACCAAGATCCTGGTGGCCGAAGGCTTCCACGTGCTCTGCTACACGAGCGACGACCCGATCATGGCGCGTCGGCTCAAGGAGGCGGGGGCGGCCTCGGTCATGCCGGCCGGGAGCCCGATCGGCAGCGGTCAGGGGGTGCTCAACCCCAACAACATCCGGATCATTCTGGAAGACCTGAAGGGGAACGACCCAAACTACCCGGTCATCATCGACGCCGGCGTGGGGACGGCCAGCGACGTCGCCCAGGCGATGGAGTTGGGCTGCGACGGCGTCCTGCTCAACACGGGCATCGCCGGCGCATTGGACCCGCTCCGAATGGCCCACGCGATGCGACTGGCCGTCGAGTCCGGTCGACTCGCCGCCGGTGCGGGACGGATCCCCAAGAAGCTGTACGCCACGGCGTCGAGCCCGACCCAGGGGATGATCGGGCGGGGGTGA
- a CDS encoding response regulator transcription factor → MGAIIVLAEDEPDLRALYAECLRRLGYVVWEAADGVEATDQVRTHRPDVLLLDHWMPVLNGLEVLEQLRDAREAIGLKVVMLTHQRDAETRLEGFALGASAYWTKDLSLAELGARIQALLDPANA, encoded by the coding sequence ATGGGCGCGATCATCGTGCTGGCCGAAGATGAACCCGACCTCCGGGCCCTCTACGCCGAGTGCCTCCGGCGGCTGGGCTACGTCGTCTGGGAGGCGGCGGACGGGGTCGAGGCGACGGACCAGGTCCGCACCCACCGCCCCGACGTCCTGCTCCTGGACCACTGGATGCCGGTGCTCAACGGCCTGGAGGTCCTGGAACAGCTTCGAGACGCTCGCGAGGCCATCGGCCTGAAGGTCGTCATGCTCACCCATCAGCGCGACGCCGAGACCCGTCTCGAAGGATTCGCACTTGGCGCCAGCGCCTACTGGACCAAGGATCTTTCGCTGGCCGAGCTGGGGGCACGGATCCAGGCCCTGCTGGACCCCGCCAACGCCTGA
- a CDS encoding bifunctional folylpolyglutamate synthase/dihydrofolate synthase, with protein MLDPYQERLDYLYGRLDYERVGMPRGLAELGLGRMRRLMARLGDPQDSLRIIHIAGTKGKGSTAAMAAAALSASGVTTGLYTSPHLNRLEERYLIDGVMITPEDLVALVDEVRAAVEKLDAAGRPGATFFEITTAVALLYFARRKVGAVVLEVGMGGRLDSTNVVRPLVSVVTSIALDHTRQLGDTLGAIAGEKAGIFKRGIPAVSGVQEDEPRAVIRRIAAARRCPFREIDVDFRYEAFDPVPPLDGPTPGKAAVKTWRTDWGTMDVPLLGPHQAHNLAVCLATLDALAEAEPALGVDPETAARGFAGLSWPARVEVMGSRPWVVVDGAHNVASARALAETLRKHFPDVPRTLVFGTTREKDLEGQLRELLPLFETRIATQYAHNPRAVMAEETAAAAKAIDGRPINVIEDPAEALAVAQRVTGPNGLICVTGSLFLAAEARAILLDRSTTPAPAST; from the coding sequence ATGCTCGACCCTTACCAGGAACGCCTCGACTACCTCTACGGTCGTCTGGACTATGAGCGGGTGGGCATGCCCCGAGGCCTCGCCGAGCTTGGCCTGGGTCGGATGCGAAGGCTGATGGCTCGACTGGGCGACCCCCAGGACAGCCTGCGGATCATCCACATCGCCGGGACCAAGGGGAAGGGCTCGACCGCCGCCATGGCGGCCGCGGCGCTTTCGGCGTCGGGGGTGACGACCGGGCTGTACACGTCGCCGCACCTCAACCGTCTGGAAGAGCGCTACCTGATCGATGGGGTCATGATCACCCCCGAGGATCTGGTGGCCCTGGTGGACGAGGTGCGGGCGGCGGTTGAGAAACTGGACGCGGCCGGTCGACCTGGGGCGACGTTCTTCGAGATCACGACCGCCGTGGCCCTCCTCTACTTCGCCCGCCGCAAGGTGGGGGCCGTGGTGTTGGAGGTCGGCATGGGAGGGCGGCTGGATTCGACGAACGTGGTTCGGCCGCTCGTGTCGGTTGTGACCAGCATCGCCCTCGACCACACGAGGCAACTCGGTGACACGCTGGGAGCCATCGCCGGCGAGAAGGCGGGGATCTTCAAGAGAGGGATCCCCGCAGTCAGCGGCGTTCAGGAGGACGAGCCCCGCGCCGTGATCCGACGAATCGCCGCGGCCCGTCGATGCCCGTTCCGTGAGATCGACGTCGACTTCCGCTACGAAGCCTTCGATCCGGTCCCCCCACTGGATGGGCCGACGCCAGGCAAGGCGGCCGTGAAGACCTGGCGGACCGACTGGGGAACGATGGACGTCCCTCTGCTGGGCCCTCACCAGGCCCACAACCTGGCCGTCTGCCTGGCGACGCTCGACGCCCTCGCGGAGGCCGAACCGGCGCTGGGCGTCGATCCGGAGACCGCCGCGAGGGGCTTCGCCGGTTTGAGCTGGCCGGCGAGGGTGGAAGTGATGGGGAGCCGCCCGTGGGTCGTCGTCGACGGCGCCCACAATGTGGCCTCGGCCCGCGCCCTCGCCGAGACCCTCCGCAAGCACTTCCCGGACGTTCCCCGCACCCTGGTTTTCGGAACGACCCGTGAGAAGGACCTCGAAGGCCAGCTCCGAGAGTTGCTGCCGCTGTTCGAGACCCGGATCGCCACCCAGTACGCCCACAACCCCCGCGCTGTGATGGCCGAGGAGACGGCTGCCGCAGCCAAGGCGATCGACGGACGGCCCATCAATGTGATCGAAGACCCTGCCGAGGCCCTCGCCGTCGCCCAAAGAGTCACGGGGCCCAACGGCCTGATCTGCGTGACCGGCTCCCTGTTCCTCGCGGCCGAGGCCCGAGCGATCCTCCTCGATCGATCGACCACCCCCGCGCCGGCCTCAACTTGA
- a CDS encoding DUF423 domain-containing protein: MSDGFWLRVGAAWGFLAVAMGAFGAHGLKERLDQIGRADNFHTAAQYHMYIALALVAVGLLRLTGRSGAAVRTAGWTFLVGSMIFSGTLYALSLTGIRWLGAITPIGGVLIMIGWAALAVAAGPVAKPTSAALETTTSASINEFR, translated from the coding sequence ATGAGTGATGGATTCTGGCTGAGGGTCGGCGCCGCCTGGGGCTTCCTCGCCGTGGCGATGGGGGCTTTCGGCGCCCACGGGCTCAAGGAGCGTCTCGACCAGATCGGCCGGGCCGACAACTTCCACACCGCGGCCCAGTATCACATGTACATCGCCCTGGCCCTGGTGGCCGTCGGCCTGCTTCGGCTGACAGGTCGATCGGGCGCTGCGGTCCGGACGGCGGGTTGGACGTTCCTCGTCGGCTCAATGATCTTCTCGGGAACGCTGTACGCACTGAGCCTGACCGGGATACGCTGGCTGGGAGCGATCACGCCGATCGGCGGAGTTCTGATCATGATCGGCTGGGCGGCCCTGGCCGTCGCGGCCGGCCCCGTCGCCAAACCGACTTCAGCCGCCCTGGAAACGACGACGTCCGCGTCCATCAACGAGTTCAGATGA
- a CDS encoding glycine cleavage system protein R produces the protein MSSFIISVTAADRVGIVFSVTGALLDLGGNVLELSQTVMRGYFTIILEAEFQTPRTREQIVEAIHDRGRRFDLQVQVTEIKNGRSEPQVPTGERFILTVLGDDSPGIVHNIAGSLAAHGANIVDLHARVDGSRFSLVMEALIPHDLTPAAIRSELERYGKAHKLEAFVQHENIFAATTEPSPVRIGAALRSQGESLASH, from the coding sequence ATGAGCAGCTTCATCATCTCCGTCACCGCGGCCGACCGAGTCGGCATCGTCTTCTCGGTGACGGGAGCCCTGCTGGACCTCGGCGGCAACGTCCTGGAGCTGAGCCAGACGGTCATGCGGGGGTACTTCACGATCATCCTGGAGGCTGAGTTCCAGACCCCTCGCACCCGCGAGCAGATCGTCGAGGCCATCCACGACCGGGGCCGTCGCTTCGACCTCCAGGTGCAGGTGACCGAGATCAAGAACGGCCGCAGCGAGCCGCAAGTTCCTACGGGCGAGCGGTTCATCCTCACCGTTCTGGGCGACGACAGCCCGGGCATCGTCCACAACATCGCCGGCTCGTTGGCGGCCCACGGCGCGAACATCGTCGACCTGCACGCCCGCGTCGACGGCTCGCGGTTCTCCCTGGTCATGGAAGCCCTGATCCCCCACGACCTGACGCCGGCTGCGATCCGGTCCGAGCTGGAACGCTACGGCAAGGCCCACAAGCTGGAGGCCTTCGTCCAGCACGAGAACATCTTCGCCGCCACCACCGAGCCCAGCCCCGTCCGCATCGGCGCGGCGCTCCGCAGCCAAGGAGAGAGCCTTGCATCGCACTGA
- a CDS encoding PFL family protein: protein MHRTEDVLATLSMIRQHKLDVRTVTMGIDLAPCSSPDVTVLCDRIRTRLVHYAGRLRAVCREVEDRYGIPIVNRRIAVSPIGRVAAGQKAEGLLAVARTLDEVAAEVGVDLVGGFTALVQKGWTDSERRLIAALPEVLSTTKRVCSSVNVGSTAAGINMDAVAALGHVLKDTAERTKDHDGFGCAKLVIFGNATNDNPFMAGAFHGQGETDCVINIGVSGPGVVKAAVEDLVAHAPTRPTLGEIAEEIKSTAFRVTRVGELIGREVAARLGVAFGIVDLSLAPTPQVGDSVGEILQAMGVSRLGGPGSTAALALLNDAVKKGGSFASSSVGGLSGAFVAVSEDAALARAVEAGDLTLAKLEAMTAVCSVGLDMIAVPGDTDAETLSALIADEVAIGVINHKTTAVRVIPVPGKKAGERAVFGGLFGEMDILPIHAAGGSADFVRHGGRIPAPLSSLRN from the coding sequence TTGCATCGCACTGAAGACGTCCTGGCCACGCTCAGCATGATCCGCCAGCACAAGCTGGACGTGCGGACCGTCACGATGGGCATCGATCTGGCCCCCTGCTCCTCGCCCGACGTCACCGTCCTGTGCGACCGCATCCGCACGCGGCTCGTCCATTACGCCGGCCGGCTGCGGGCCGTCTGCCGCGAGGTCGAGGACCGTTACGGCATCCCGATCGTCAACCGCCGAATCGCCGTCAGCCCGATCGGCCGGGTCGCCGCCGGGCAGAAGGCTGAAGGCCTGCTCGCCGTCGCGCGGACGCTCGACGAGGTGGCGGCCGAGGTCGGCGTCGATCTCGTCGGCGGCTTCACTGCCCTGGTCCAGAAGGGTTGGACCGACAGCGAGCGTCGGCTGATCGCCGCGCTGCCGGAGGTCCTCTCGACGACCAAGCGGGTCTGCTCGTCGGTGAACGTGGGGTCGACGGCGGCCGGGATCAACATGGACGCCGTCGCCGCGCTGGGACACGTCCTGAAGGACACGGCCGAGCGGACGAAGGACCACGACGGCTTCGGCTGCGCCAAGCTCGTGATCTTCGGCAACGCCACCAACGACAACCCGTTCATGGCCGGTGCTTTCCACGGCCAGGGCGAGACCGACTGCGTCATCAACATCGGCGTGAGCGGGCCGGGCGTGGTCAAGGCGGCCGTCGAGGACCTCGTCGCCCACGCCCCCACGCGGCCGACGCTCGGCGAGATCGCCGAGGAGATCAAGAGCACGGCCTTCCGCGTCACCCGCGTCGGCGAGTTGATCGGCCGCGAGGTCGCCGCCCGGCTGGGCGTGGCCTTCGGGATCGTCGACCTTTCGCTGGCGCCGACGCCGCAGGTCGGCGACTCGGTCGGCGAGATCCTCCAGGCGATGGGCGTCTCGCGGCTGGGCGGGCCGGGCTCGACGGCCGCGCTCGCTCTGCTCAACGACGCGGTGAAGAAGGGCGGAAGCTTCGCCAGCTCCAGCGTCGGCGGGCTTTCCGGGGCGTTCGTCGCGGTCAGCGAGGATGCCGCGCTCGCCCGCGCGGTGGAGGCCGGCGACCTGACTCTCGCCAAGCTGGAGGCGATGACCGCCGTCTGCTCGGTCGGCCTGGACATGATCGCCGTCCCCGGCGACACCGACGCCGAGACGCTCTCAGCCCTCATCGCCGATGAAGTGGCCATCGGCGTCATCAACCACAAGACGACGGCCGTCCGGGTCATCCCGGTCCCGGGCAAGAAGGCCGGCGAACGGGCCGTCTTCGGGGGTCTCTTCGGCGAGATGGACATCCTCCCCATCCACGCCGCCGGCGGCTCCGCCGACTTCGTCCGCCACGGGGGTCGCATTCCTGCACCCCTATCGAGCCTGAGAAACTGA
- a CDS encoding amino acid ABC transporter ATP-binding protein, giving the protein MIEVTKLVKRFGSVDVLRGVDMEVSKGEVACLIGPSGSGKSTFLRCLNGLEPFQDGRVAIDGLVLDASQTPAEHAKAARRVCRRMGMVFQSFNLFAHQTVLQNVIEAPIHVLGLPKAEAVERAKKLLDRVGMLHRLDARPRELSGGQQQRVAIARALAMEPEVMLFDEPTSALDPKMTGEVLAVMTDLARDGQTMIVVTHAMGFARKVASVIHVFGEGLVVESGAPDQLFEAPAHEATRSLLSESQAA; this is encoded by the coding sequence ATGATCGAGGTCACGAAACTGGTCAAGCGGTTCGGCTCCGTCGACGTCCTGCGAGGCGTCGACATGGAGGTCTCGAAAGGGGAGGTCGCCTGCCTGATCGGACCTTCCGGCAGCGGCAAGAGCACGTTCCTGCGCTGTCTCAACGGCCTCGAACCCTTCCAGGACGGACGGGTCGCCATCGACGGGCTCGTGCTGGACGCCTCACAGACGCCGGCCGAGCACGCGAAAGCCGCTCGCAGGGTCTGCCGGCGGATGGGGATGGTTTTCCAGAGCTTCAACCTCTTCGCTCACCAAACGGTGCTTCAGAATGTGATCGAGGCGCCGATCCACGTCCTGGGTCTGCCGAAGGCCGAGGCCGTCGAACGGGCGAAGAAGCTCCTGGACCGCGTCGGGATGCTCCATCGCCTTGACGCTCGTCCGCGTGAGCTCTCCGGGGGGCAGCAGCAGCGAGTGGCCATCGCCCGAGCCTTGGCGATGGAGCCCGAGGTCATGCTCTTCGACGAGCCCACCAGCGCCCTCGATCCGAAGATGACGGGCGAGGTTCTGGCCGTCATGACCGACCTGGCCCGAGACGGTCAGACGATGATCGTGGTCACCCACGCGATGGGGTTCGCCCGCAAGGTCGCGAGCGTCATCCACGTCTTCGGCGAGGGGCTCGTGGTCGAGTCGGGGGCGCCCGACCAGTTGTTCGAGGCCCCCGCGCATGAAGCGACCCGGAGCCTCCTCTCGGAGTCCCAGGCCGCTTGA
- a CDS encoding ABC transporter permease subunit (The N-terminal region of this protein, as described by TIGR01726, is a three transmembrane segment that identifies a subfamily of ABC transporter permease subunits, which specificities that include histidine, arginine, glutamine, glutamate, L-cystine (sic), the opines (in Agrobacterium) octopine and nopaline, etc.) produces the protein MEEEPGASESDADANRSTRGRSPSRRLSTPILASILAILCLAAPVLGDTLQDVRDRKALRYGSDMEGGGPYAYPNPDDPRSVTGFEVEIMDRLARELGKEVSAEFSQGQWDKLLWVLDSGRYDVVVNGYEWSPARAEDYLATRPYYIYQLQLMGPKGTPVRTWDELKTPRADGRKWTVAVLTASAADDFAYDQSGESIKVIRFDGATDAMLAVQNGQYDFTLQDVPAVAFYKDSYPELETVGQPVSRGYYVIYARKSDPALRDALDAGLGRMTSSGELRRIFEKYGIWNDLQGELASFTAPLAATAGPETTRGWGMVAHYWGRLYDAALVTLGLSFGSMPLAMAIGLSVALGRLYGPGWLRGVLATYVEVIRGTPLMLQLYVLFFLLKLDPWVAGIAGLAMNYSAYEAEIYRAGLQAVPKGQMEAALALGMSKFTALRRIIVPQAVRMVIPPVSNDFIALFKDTSVCSVITLVELTKEYSILANSTRAVIEFATATALIYLAMSLPLSWFARWSERRLDAAGVKGVMG, from the coding sequence ATGGAAGAAGAGCCGGGCGCATCGGAATCCGATGCAGACGCGAACCGATCCACCCGCGGCCGATCTCCGAGCCGCCGCCTTTCGACGCCCATTCTGGCGTCGATTCTCGCGATTCTTTGTCTCGCCGCGCCCGTTCTGGGCGATACGCTGCAAGACGTCCGCGACCGCAAGGCTCTCCGCTACGGGAGCGACATGGAAGGGGGAGGCCCTTACGCCTATCCCAATCCCGACGATCCTCGATCCGTCACTGGCTTTGAAGTCGAGATCATGGACCGGCTCGCTCGCGAGCTGGGCAAGGAGGTCTCGGCGGAGTTTTCCCAGGGCCAGTGGGACAAGCTGCTCTGGGTGCTGGATTCCGGCCGCTACGACGTCGTCGTCAACGGCTATGAGTGGAGCCCCGCGCGCGCCGAGGACTACCTGGCGACCCGCCCGTATTACATCTATCAACTCCAGTTGATGGGGCCGAAGGGAACGCCCGTCCGAACCTGGGACGAGTTGAAAACGCCCCGCGCCGACGGCCGGAAATGGACCGTGGCCGTTCTGACGGCATCGGCGGCCGACGACTTCGCCTACGACCAGTCGGGCGAGAGCATCAAGGTCATCCGCTTCGACGGCGCGACCGACGCGATGCTCGCCGTCCAGAACGGCCAGTACGATTTCACGCTCCAGGACGTTCCGGCGGTGGCCTTCTATAAGGATTCGTATCCCGAGCTGGAGACGGTCGGCCAGCCCGTCTCACGGGGCTACTACGTCATCTACGCGCGGAAGTCCGACCCCGCGCTGCGCGACGCACTCGACGCCGGGCTTGGGCGGATGACGTCCTCCGGCGAACTGCGGCGGATCTTCGAGAAGTACGGGATCTGGAACGATCTCCAGGGCGAACTGGCGAGCTTCACGGCCCCGCTTGCGGCGACGGCTGGACCCGAGACGACCCGTGGGTGGGGGATGGTCGCCCACTACTGGGGCCGACTGTACGACGCGGCTCTGGTCACTCTCGGCCTGTCGTTCGGCTCCATGCCCCTGGCGATGGCGATCGGCCTGTCGGTCGCCCTCGGTCGGCTGTACGGGCCGGGCTGGCTTCGCGGGGTGCTCGCCACATACGTCGAGGTGATCCGCGGCACTCCGCTAATGCTCCAGCTCTACGTCCTGTTCTTCCTGCTCAAGCTCGACCCGTGGGTCGCGGGCATCGCCGGGCTGGCGATGAACTATTCGGCCTATGAGGCCGAGATCTACCGCGCCGGGCTGCAGGCCGTGCCGAAGGGGCAGATGGAGGCCGCGCTGGCGCTGGGGATGTCCAAGTTCACCGCGCTTCGGCGGATCATCGTGCCGCAGGCTGTGAGGATGGTGATTCCGCCGGTTTCCAACGACTTCATCGCTCTGTTCAAGGATACGTCGGTCTGCTCGGTGATCACGCTGGTCGAGTTGACGAAGGAGTACTCGATCCTGGCCAACAGCACGCGAGCTGTGATCGAGTTCGCTACCGCGACGGCCCTGATCTATCTGGCGATGAGTCTGCCGCTGTCGTGGTTCGCACGTTGGTCGGAGCGACGCCTGGACGCCGCGGGCGTGAAGGGGGTGATGGGATGA